DNA from Prevotella melaninogenica:
TCTCGCAACGAGAGTCTTCTGTACTTGCTTTTTTACTCTTCTCCTTCGCATACGTACTATTAGCAGCTATCTCACCCGACCATTTCATCTTGTCGTTATTTCTTATTCTTTTAGTGATTTATGTGACAGGTAAGCAGATGGCAGAGCATAAACCCTTGAAAAAATGGCAGACGATTGTCTTCTTTATCCTTACTGCTGGCGTATCACTTAATAATGGATTAAAGGTGTTATTAGCTGATTTTTTCTCAAAGGGAAAGCGTTTCTTTCATCCTAAGAACCTCATTTTTGTTGTCATCTTACCTTCCGCAGCAATCTGGAGCTTTGGTCTTTGGGAGTACAAAACGTTCGTTGCCGATAGTGTCAATACGCGAAAGGAACACGAAAAGAAAGCTGTAAAGGATGAGAAGACTAAGATGTGGAAAGAGTTCAGCGATACTACGCTTCTTAAAGATAGTAAACAGCAGAAAGAAGTGTTTGCGTTACTATGGAAAAAACACCGAAAGGCACAGCTGAAGGCAAAGTATAGCGCACCACAATATGCTCATTCTGGTACGCCAGTGAGTAAACAACCGTTCTTGAACTGGACAGATGTGACTACTTCTCGCTGTGAGACCCTCGTTGAGAACCTCTTTGGTGAGTCAATACAGTTGCACCAGAAGTACACGTTATGTGATGTTATTCGCAATCGCCCAGTCTTCGTTAGTTATAACTGGGTCGTAAACTATATTGTTGAAGGTCTTATCGTCTTACTCTTTTTAGGCGGAATCTGGGCTGGTAAACGTAGTAAGCTGATGTGGATGTGTTTGTCATTCTTCGCCCTTGACATGATACTTCATATAGGCTTAGGGTTTGGTATTAACGAGGTATATATAATGACAGCGCATTGGGCTTACGTCATACCGTTGTGTATAGGTTGCCTGATAAAGTCAATGAAAGGTGGGATTAGGAATGCTATCACCCTACTGACAGCCTTGATAGCTTTCTTCCTCATTGTTTATAACAGTGCGCTCGTCATCTTCACACTATAGTAAAGTTATGGAAAACAAAGCCTCTGTATCAATAGTCCTCTGTACTTACAATGGTGAGAAATACGTGAGGGAGCAGATAGACTCACTGCTCGCTCAGTCTTATCCTATCCATGAGATTATCATTCAAGATGATGGATCGACGGATCAGACATGGGAGATACTACAAGCGTATGCGTCAAAACATGCTGTTATTCGTACTTTTAAGAATGAAGGCGAACATGGTGTTAATGCGAACTTCCTTTCTGTATTGCATCGTACAACAGGTGATTACGTTGCCATTTCCGACCAAGATGATATCTGGGAGAGGGATAAGATAGAGACACAGATGCGTTGTATAGGAGATAAGTTGCTATGTAGTGGACACTCACGCCCCTTCTCGACGGATGGTTCCTTTGCTTATTTCGACAATAGACCACGTAATGTGAATATCTTTCGAATGATGTTCTTAGGTCTACCGGGCCACACCTTATTATGTAAGCGAGCATTGATTCATCTCCTACCACCCCTCGAGAGTCCTGTTTTTAAGGTCACTCTTTACGATGCAGTGTTGAGTATTATTGCCGCATCCTACGACAGTATCGTGTATTGCAATAAGGTGTTAGTGAACTTCCGACGCCATGCAGAGGCTACTACCTACAATGATTATAGTAGTAGTCTACCCTCATGGAGGAATGCTCTCACTGAGTTAACGTGGAGTCTGAACCATTATAAAGAGATACGTAAGAAGGTTGTTCCCATCTTTCAAGGTAAGCTTATGTTGATGGAGGGCTTATATTCAAATATACACGATTTCATCGAAGCCCGCGAAGCAATGCGAATGGAGACCAAGCAGGGCGTCTTTGCTTTCTTACGTTTACAATATCTACTAACGAAGAACTATAA
Protein-coding regions in this window:
- a CDS encoding DUF6080 domain-containing protein; amino-acid sequence: MWMKFIKIRKGERLSVCLFLLWQLIMHATVIIPYYSVFSRISKDYRKNILDWFHVSGFDPLTYCVVTDWTTAYDVHRHPLLAFFYYPVYLINQGLMSLLGINCVQFLVAIVLLISSLYAFLLMIRIGRELLHLSQRESSVLAFLLFSFAYVLLAAISPDHFILSLFLILLVIYVTGKQMAEHKPLKKWQTIVFFILTAGVSLNNGLKVLLADFFSKGKRFFHPKNLIFVVILPSAAIWSFGLWEYKTFVADSVNTRKEHEKKAVKDEKTKMWKEFSDTTLLKDSKQQKEVFALLWKKHRKAQLKAKYSAPQYAHSGTPVSKQPFLNWTDVTTSRCETLVENLFGESIQLHQKYTLCDVIRNRPVFVSYNWVVNYIVEGLIVLLFLGGIWAGKRSKLMWMCLSFFALDMILHIGLGFGINEVYIMTAHWAYVIPLCIGCLIKSMKGGIRNAITLLTALIAFFLIVYNSALVIFTL
- a CDS encoding glycosyltransferase; translation: MENKASVSIVLCTYNGEKYVREQIDSLLAQSYPIHEIIIQDDGSTDQTWEILQAYASKHAVIRTFKNEGEHGVNANFLSVLHRTTGDYVAISDQDDIWERDKIETQMRCIGDKLLCSGHSRPFSTDGSFAYFDNRPRNVNIFRMMFLGLPGHTLLCKRALIHLLPPLESPVFKVTLYDAVLSIIAASYDSIVYCNKVLVNFRRHAEATTYNDYSSSLPSWRNALTELTWSLNHYKEIRKKVVPIFQGKLMLMEGLYSNIHDFIEAREAMRMETKQGVFAFLRLQYLLTKNYKKLFHTSGGGPIKLLRAMLYPIMQLYMYH